One window from the genome of Nicotiana tomentosiformis chromosome 5, ASM39032v3, whole genome shotgun sequence encodes:
- the LOC138893037 gene encoding uncharacterized protein, whose translation MAVTTRSGRGGVASTSNPRKIMNDDVVMQEADEIQANDENVNDEVRIDIDDNVEETQNDVNPSREHVIDIPETVVPKAKAPLPRPPPPYPQRLAKQNNENQFKKFIDMMKSLSINVPLVEALEQMPGYAKFMKDLTFGIGQPRPTSMRLQMADWTMKKPLGIIDDVLVRVDKFILPTDFVILNCEVDYEVPIILGRHFLATGNALVDVEAGELIFRMGD comes from the exons atggcggtgactacaagaagtggtagaggtggagttgctagtacctccAATCCAAGAAAGATCATGAATGATGATGTGGTTATGCAAGAAGCTGATGAGATCcaagccaatgatgagaatgtgaatgatgaagtgaggataGACATTGATGACAACGTGGAGGAGACAcaaaatgatgtgaacccgtctagggaacacgtgatagacataccggaaACGGTAGTGCCCAAAGCTAAGGctcctttgccaaggcctcctccaccatatcctcaaaggcttgcaaagcaaaacaatgaaaaccaattcaagaaattcattgatatgatgaagagtttgTCCATCAATGTGCCTTTGGTTGAAGCTctagaacaaatgccgggatatgccaagttcatgaaggacttg ACATTCggtattgggcaaccaagacctacttccatgaggttacaaatggcggaCTGGACAATGAAGAAGCCACTGGggattattgatgatgttctagttcgggtcgacaagttcattCTTCCCACAGATTTTGTGATTCTCAACTGCGAAgttgactatgaggtgccaatcATATTGGGGAGACATTTCCTAGCAACAGGGAATgcattggttgatgtggaagctggggaGCTCATCTTCCGGATGGGCGATTAA